TGTAGTATCAAGCCCACAACTTACAGCTAATGTAGTATCAAGCCCACAACTTACAGCTAATGTAGTATCAAACCCACAACTTACAGCTAATGTAGTATCAAGCCCACAACTTACAGCTAATGTAGTATCAAACCCACAACTTACAGCTAATGTAGTATCAAATCCACAACTTACAGCTAATGTAGTATCAAACCCACAACTTACAGCTAATGTAGTATCAAGCCCACAACTTACAGCTAATGTAGTATCAAACCCACAACTTACAGCTAATGTAGTATCAAGCCCACAACTTACAGCTAATGTAGTATCAAACCCACAACTTACAGCTAATGTAGTATCAAACCCACAACTTACAGCTAATGTAGTATCAAGCCCACAACTTACAGCTAATGTAGTATCAAGCCCACAACTTACAGCTAATGTAGTATCAAGCCCACAACTTACAGCTAATGTAGTATCAAGCCCACAACTTACAGCTAATGTAGTATCAAGCCCACAACTTACAGCTAATGTAGTATCAAACCCACAACTTACAGCTAATGTAGTATCAAGCCCACAACTTACAGCTAATGTAGTATCAAACCCACAACTTACAGCTAATGTAGTATCAAATCCACAACTTACAGCTAATGTAGTATCAAGCCCACAACTTACAGCTAATGTAGTATCAAGCCCACAACTTACAGCTAATGTAGTATCAAGCCCACAACTTGTGAGAAGCACGATGCTCCAACCAATTGAGCCATCGGAACAACTCTGGCGTTTGCATTCAAATCAAGAGGAACAAACTGCAATCTTGTCCCTTATTTccatgttcatagttcacaccgCTGATGGTATTTATAAACACACCTGGAAAACTACAGACGTccatgtctgtttctgtctgctgCCCAtttcaacaccccccccccccctctctccctctctcatattCCCATGTTAACTCTGTAGAGGTGCAATGAGACAGTCACTCCTCACACCTCATTTACACGAATGCAcgcgcacatgcacacaaacacacatcataACATAGTATGTGTCAGTGTCTAGAATCCCATCTGAAATCATTTACTGGCACTGGAATACCAGTCTGGCCAGCCTGGTGTAAAAATGTAAtttcaccaccatcactaaaacAAACAAACCCCCTGGTGTCTCTGTTAACAGCAGACTGTCTACAGTTGAACTACCCTAGGAGGGCAGATAACATCAACTATGAGAGGGAAATAATGGAACAGACGTAAACTGATTGTGAAACTTGCTCTGCATCTCATTCTagtctaaagtggcttcctctcctcatctcctttccttctGGAGCTGATGTAGTCATGGGGAACACCTGTCTTCGCTCGCTATACTATTTTCACCTATCATGCAGGTCTACGTCCAGGAGACACAaggactattgagatgcagcccgtCTCTCCGAGGTGTGATCCCATAATTCAgttacagtgatccctcgccacttcgcggttcacttatcgcggattcgctatttcgcggattttcataatgcatttttttttttttttttgtgcattgtgctctgcattctgattcgctaaaaactcactcccgcttcttgtatcaaaacatgctacgaattgtgctatcattttgtcgtctcgtgcagttatgtgtacgtacataaaacagcttggcaaatttacattaagttggccaggaaggaaggaaggactaacgcttggtcgcttagcaaccatggtgcgaatggccactgaacttaagcgagtagctgaggaatgggaccctttgatgagccgttcattacagttctccaacgtaatcgatggtggcatgtcggtgtacaaggatctttttgcaaagaagaaaaaagagcgacaacagctgcctatcactatgttcttctcccgaacaaacacacctgcaccgcgggcttcagaagaagagaacactgcagagcgcagtcaggatgcagcggcccagtctgaagagcagtgaaacggcctacacgtgagtcactgtatttgtatacatgtaatagttgctaattgtaaaaaaaaaaaaagttttctatttcgcggatttcacttatcgcgggtcattttcggaacgtaacccccgcgataaacgagggattactgtattcccaaactgtggggtgtGTAATAGTAGTGCATCATTAGTTCCTCTTGTCATATCAGTCAttacataccttagagagctacagtatttataacttgtcagacatgtccagatcaactagcctaTGTCAgctaaagttttttttatttagtttttttaaccCATAGATATTGTTCACATTTTTTTGTCACTCAAATAGCACATGAATACACCCTAGACATGGCAAAACATATAGAATTGCAAGAagatttgctttaaaactgtaaaatgttctttgcatcccatgacaaaatgtgtagaattgcagaaaataagctttaaacctacaaaattctctccaccaacaagaggggtgtgaacagtttgtgtcatgaacagtgcttgtgcccatagaaatagacgtggcTCTGAGTGAAAAGGTTTGGGAGCCCCCACCATAATTAACCTCTCTGAGCGGGAGGTCCAGTTAATGACATGTTATTACTGCATTATGAGAAATGTGGTTTATTTACTTACTGCTGCTTTGGGCCATAATTCAAGTATACAGTGATCAACGAGAGTCTGAAAGTGTGTGAGTCTGGGTATTACTCAAGGGATGTGTATTCAGAGCACATCTTGTTTCAATTAGACCTGTGGTCACTTTGCAAAACCCTGTAGAACTCTGGAACTGGGTAAACAGGAGTGTTGTGGTGGGCAGAGCTCACACTCAgagagttaaacacacacactcacacgttaCAGCACGGTGTAATCACTGGctcatcacacacacagattcccaTTCCCCTTCCTACTGTGTGTGGTCTTCAAAACAAGCCAGCAGTGTACAATATTATTAGGAAACCAATATACTTATTTTGGAGGAGCAACAATGTGAAAAGACATTTCTGAAATCTCAGTTACAGTCCTAGCCAAAACAATGTACAATAACCCAGATCCAATAACCCAGTGGATTTATTTATCTTTCCTCTTTAACAATGGTTGGAATGTATAATGAcatgtgtacagtgccttcagaaagtattcacacccctttagttctttcacattttgttgcgttacagcctgaatttaaaatggactaAATTGGGATTTTGTGTCaataatctacacacagtaccccaaaatgtaaaagtggaattttgtttgcagaacattttagaaattaatttaaaaaaaatgaaaagttgaaatgtcttgagtcaataagtattcaacccctttgttatggcaagactaaataaGCTCAGGAGTACAAATGTGCATAACAAATCGCATGGACTCATTCCGCGTTCAATAATATGGTTAACATTATTTTAGAATGACTACCCTCTCTTTgtacccacacatacaatgatcTGTAAAGCCCCTTAatcaagtagtgaatttcaagcacagattcaaccacaaagaccagggaggttgttCAATGCCATGCAAAGAAGtgcaccgattggtagatgtgtaaaaatttAAAAATCTGACGCTGATATCCCTTGGTGAAGCATGGCGAAGtgattaattaggctttggatggtgtatcattacacccagtcactacaaagatacaggcatccttcaaAAATCAGTTGCCggggaggaaggaaactgctcagggattttcaccatgatgccaatggtgattttaaaactgaggttggatcaacaacattgtggtaactccacaatactaacctaaatagcagagtgaaaagaaggaagcctgtacaaaatacaaatattccaaaacatgcatcctgtctgcaacaaggcacttaagaaatactgcaaaaaatgtggcgaaGAAATGTACTTTTGGTTccgaatacaaagcgttatgtttggggtaaatccaacacaacacatcactgagtaccactcttcatatttttaagcatggtggtggctgcatcatgttatgggtatgcttgtcaatgGCAGGGACTAGGGAGATTCTTAGGATAGAAAATAAACGgaatacagctataagcacaagcaaaatcctagaggataacctggttcagtctgctggcCAAcatacactgggagacaaattcacctttcagcaggacaataacctaaaacaaggccaaatctatactggagttgcttaccaagacgcattgaatgttcctgagtggcctagttacaaatTTTACTTAAGTCAGCTttaaaatctatggtaagacttgaaaatgtctgtctagcaatgatcaacaatcaacttgacagagcttgaagaatttaaaaaagaataactgggcaaatattgtacaatccaggtgtgcacagctcttagagacttacccaaaaagccTCACAGCTGTacttacaaagtattgactcatgagtgtgaataattatgtaaatgtgttatttctttattggattttcaatacatttgcaaacatttctaaaaacatgttttactttgtcattatggggtattgtgtgtagatgggtgagagagaaaaaatatatttaatccattttgaattcaggctgtaacacaataaaatgtggaccAAGTTAAGGGATATGAATACTGTATTTAGCCTTTTTCTTGTAAAAAAGTGTGGCACTGCTGTGCAGTATCTACCTGAGGTGAGTGCTGGTTCCGCAAGTTGGCTCTGGATACAATCAGGGGCACACTCCAGCTCGGAGCCACCAGATAAGAGCTTGTTTCCTCCACTGTCCCTCCAGGAAAGTCCCTGGTCTGGCTCACTGCTGGAGGCCTCAGAGCTCAGCTTGGACTGCTGGTCTCCCACGGTTACAGAGGGGTCAGGAGAGGTTGTGGAGGTTGAAGTGGGTGTGGTGTCTGTGGTGGGGGTGGAGCTTATGCTGTATAGCCCATCCACTTTCCTCTGTGAGCTGTCAATCAGCTGAGCTATGACCTCTGACCTGGCTGGGGTCAGTGGCAGGTAGAGGTCACATGACGGCATGACGGGGGAAaggggggaggaggtgggagagagggagtagggggaggtattacagctcctctcagagctCTTCCCTTGCAAGCCCTCAACCATCTtggccctctccctccctccatctttccttTCATCCTTCTTTCCAtccctgctctccccctctcctccacaggAGCAGGTCCCGAGGGTTCCAGGGTTGACGGCCTGACTACAGTCTTCATTCTCTCCTACCTCTAAAGGTTCcctcacagacaacacacacacacaggagccagCCCAcagtggagacacacacacaccctcctcgcACACAGCCTCCTCAGAAACCTCCTCCGCCTCCCCTGACCCCTCACTTCCCatcccctcatcctcctcctccctcctcctctcctccttcatctCTTTAATGGGTGGTAGTTTGACCCGGTCACCAGGTATGGCTGTAGGACAGGTGTGTAGAGTTTCTGAGGGGGTGTCAGCAAGGACAATCAAACAGGTTTTCTCACACAGGGTGCAGTTCTGCCCCCCTACCCCACCTCCTTCACCCCCACTGTGGTAGAGAGGGGCCAGAGTCTCctggagagaaacacagacagataGTTAGTCTGAGAGCCGTTGAATGTTTTATTTAGTCTACTGTTTATGCATGTCATCTCTGCCACTAAAAAAAAAGAGTCTACCCTACCTGCTGTATCCTGGTCCTTTTCAGATTCTGGACACATAATCGCAAATTCACTGTAAGACATAAGAGGATGACAGTCATTCATTTCAGATACATTTTATGCCAAGAAATATTTCTATTAAAAAAATGATTCTCTCAAGAATATTGTCCTCTGCAACAAATTCAACCTgggtagacataacatagtaaatgtaaatctgtctCCCTTCAAATAGTATCATATATTACGTTTAGTATGGTATGTACTAATttatggatgtccatcatccatttcgtatgatatgttacgaattccaatttgttgtggctaacgttagctaggggttaagattagggttaaggttaggattaggagttaggttaaaggcttaaggttagctaacatgctaagtagttgctaattagctcaaatgctaaagttgtccgtgatgagattcaaacacaaaacctttgggttgctagatgttcacATTATATGCCCACCTATCCACCCCAACCGTGGGTGTCcaggatttacgtttactatgttacgtctagtctatgagacaagGCAGACAAATGTAATCTCTCACTCGGGTACCTGAGAGTAGTTTGAGTTTGTCCTTGTAGCAGAAGagcaggaggatgaggagacagaggacagtgacGACTGACAGAATACACACTAGGAcccaggaggaggtagaggaaccAGAGAGATGGGGTCCACAGACAGCATCAGTCTGGTCGCTCCCAGTCTTTTTGTCACTCTTCCCCAGGCCTTTACAACTGGAAGGAGAAAACACCCAAGGACACATGGTCATTACTTCTGTTCTATAGTAACTCAGacattctctctcttctttctttccctctctcgctctgctctctttctctccttccctctctctctgttctcttggTTGACCACAGAGTCAGGCAGTGGTAGAAGCTGCTCTGTGTTCCAGTGGAAGTGGTGCAGCATTAGTCAGAACAGCGGTGTGGTGGAGCTTTGAGCGCCTGTAGAACCCTGTTCCTGCCTCACTGAATGGGACACGCTGGACTGAAGAGGAGCGCCCAGGGGAAAAGACAGTGTATGAAGGGACACGGTataggtgtgtgttaactcactTGGTCCACTGTCTGCATGGTTCTATAGAGGTGTTGGGAGAGAAATATCCTCTCTTGCACGCAACACAAGATCTCCTGCCCGCCTCTGAGTTTAAAACACACATGACAGAGAAGAGTGAAAAACTGGACTGCTGACAACAGTGGCAacacagaagtgtgtgtgtgtgcctgcatctgtgtgtatatgtatgccagtgtgtgtgtgtgtgtgtgtgtatgtctctctcaccAGTGTCAGTCTCCAGTCCATATCCTGGACCACAGGTAGGAATCTTCTCACAGAACTCACAGTTGATAGGAGAACACTCTAGACCAGGTTGACATTGACAGGGTACCGCAGCCTGGGGGTTACTGGGCCTCTCACGGTTAAAACCTTTACCTGGGGTTCACAAACAGGTCAGGGGTTAGTGGTTAACCAAAGCAAACACCACAGACATCAGCATCTCTAAAAGCCTTTGCtaaaatatatagaaaacaacGCTTCAGCAATAGACTTAAAGTCATCCATCCAACTAGACTAGACTCCAGTCACCTACTGACCTGTGTCACAGAACTTCTGTGGCAGACACTTGGTCTCGTTGGTCCAGTCAGGCTGGTACTCATCACGACCACACTGACGACACTTGGTGTCAGAGTACCCAGAACACTCTGCAAACACATAGGACCCTGGGGAATGGGGAAGAGCGAGAGGGTTAGACTGGCCACAGGTTAATACACCGACGTTGAATTGATCTACTGAGGTAAGAGAAAGCGGAAGAGGCTAAAATAGATACATTTCCGTCACGCTTAGAGATGGACAGTTATTTGGGGATTAGGGCATGTGTAGGGTGTGTACACATGTGTATGTAGTGCAGCAAGTCAGTTCCTCTTTGACATCCTTCCTCATTTATTTTCAGGAAAAATGAAACATGGCAGTTTCTTTCTTCCATGCATATGACGGCTCTCTGCTAAAGCCCAGACAACTGGTTCTGTAGAGTGGTAATATTGGGTGTTAATGGCCATTCATGTATTTCTCTGGTTTAGTTTACCTGGTTCACACCTCCTGCAGCATCTCTTGTCTTTGAGGTACTGCTGCTGGgtacaggtgggtctggagagggCTCTCTGGAAGACAAAACACAGACCACTATGGCTAATCTGGTTGTGTCAAGGCCTAAAACAATTATTGGCAGGTGACAGTAAATTTAAACAAAatgtcattcattcatttatttattcacCATACAAAAAGAAAACGCATGGAGAAAAACATCTGGTTAAAAAGGGTGGTTTTCGGACATGTGAAAAATGACACGTGTGAACGTTTGTCACATGTGAAGGTTCTGAATctattttcacatgtgaaactgcataTTTCACACGTGAATATGCAATTGACATGTGAGGTGAAAACGGGTTATTCTCCTCACATATAAAAAGTGGACTTCAATACATGTGAACAACTGACTTCACGTGTCTCTTTTCATATGTGAACATTTCTGCTCAACATGTCAAAACagctatttcacatgtgaaaatgctAATTTATCATGTGTGATTTTTGTAAGGGTCATTCATTAATTTGTAGACATGAGATATAAGTCTATTAATACGACTAAACAGTGGATGTAggaggaaaagagaagaggaTTGCCCAACTCTTTCCTGTCGTTTGAAACAAAGACAGAAAGAAACAGAAAACGTTCTGTTGACAGTGAGAATGTGAGAATGTTTGCAGTGGAATGCCTCCACTGCAAACATTCTCACATTCTCACTGTCAACAGAACGCATTTTGGAATAAAACATTACTTGAATAAAACTTTGTTCTAATGATTTGATTCCAAACTGTTCTAACGACCAAGCCCTTTTAAACAAAACCATAAAATACAAATAGTGCCCACCTCAGCAGAGCATACTGGCATTGTAGTAGTCACCAGAGTGGATACTAGGCTGTGGAGGGAGGGTGGTCGCCTCAGTGGCTCGTTGAAGCTtggtgtacagatgtaggatcttaatttgatcaccctgttgcaggataactttccttTTACAACTTTCCAGTTAAATTTGAAACTTgtagtgtacagtgcattcggaatgtattcagaccccttctattttgttacattacaaccttattctaaaatggattaaataaataaacgtcctcaatctacacacaatacccaataatgacaaataTATCTTTTTtggcaattaaaaaaaaaataagcagAAAcactttatttacatttacaagtattcaaaccctttgctacgagactcaaaattgagctcaggtgcatcttgttttcaCTGatgtgtttctacaacttgattggagtctaactgtggtaaattcaattgattggacatgatttggaaaggcacacacctgtctgtataagatcccacagttgacagtgcatgtcagagcaaaaaccaagccatgagatcgaaggaattgtctgtagagcttcaagacaggattgtgctgaggcacagatctggggaagggtaccaaaacatttctgcagcattgaagttccccaaaaacacagtggcctccatcattcttaaatggaagaaggtgACCAataactcgatggtcactctgacagagctccagagttcctctgtggagatgggagaaccttccagaaggacaaccatctctgcagcactccaccaatcagggctttatggtagatTAGCTAGACAGAAggcactccttagtaaaaggcacatgacagcacgcttggagttag
This region of Salvelinus alpinus chromosome 8, SLU_Salpinus.1, whole genome shotgun sequence genomic DNA includes:
- the tnfrsf11a gene encoding tumor necrosis factor receptor superfamily member 11A, which translates into the protein MRVHFPTSWIFQGWVTHLVLNLCAQRALSRPTCTQQQYLKDKRCCRRCEPGSYVFAECSGYSDTKCRQCGRDEYQPDWTNETKCLPQKFCDTGKGFNRERPSNPQAAVPCQCQPGLECSPINCEFCEKIPTCGPGYGLETDTEAGRRSCVACKRGYFSPNTSIEPCRQWTNCKGLGKSDKKTGSDQTDAVCGPHLSGSSTSSWVLVCILSVVTVLCLLILLLFCYKDKLKLLSVNLRLCVQNLKRTRIQQETLAPLYHSGGEGGGVGGQNCTLCEKTCLIVLADTPSETLHTCPTAIPGDRVKLPPIKEMKEERRREEEDEGMGSEGSGEAEEVSEEAVCEEGVCVSPLWAGSCVCVLSVREPLEVGENEDCSQAVNPGTLGTCSCGGEGESRDGKKDERKDGGRERAKMVEGLQGKSSERSCNTSPYSLSPTSSPLSPVMPSCDLYLPLTPARSEVIAQLIDSSQRKVDGLYSISSTPTTDTTPTSTSTTSPDPSVTVGDQQSKLSSEASSSEPDQGLSWRDSGGNKLLSGGSELECAPDCIQSQLAEPALTSGQVTGNNNTTFISSGQVMNFSADVIVVYVSQTSLGNEEEGPDDAFGIPVQEQANERAPLFQSSASSKCVGHSPPPSPGNSITHNPPQQDDNLPVQEVTDELPSD